The following nucleotide sequence is from Candidatus Margulisiibacteriota bacterium.
GGCAGTTGAGAAGGGTTCAAAAAAAGGAACTTATCAATCTTATGAGACTTTTGTTGGTGGCAGGAAGTTATATTTTATCAAACCACTTACTTATATGAATCTTAGTGGTAAGGCGGTGCAGGCGGTATGTTCTTTGTATAAATGTCAGCCAACGGATTTTATCGTTATTTATGATGATATCGCACTGCCTTTTGCGAAACTCAGAATTCGCAAACAAGGTTCAGCGGGTGGGCATAATGGTATTAAGTCTATCATTGAAGCAATTGGCCAGAATTTTTCTAGAATTAAAATAGGAATTGGCGATGAGCGTGAAGGTAAAGATTTGAGTGGTCATGTGTTAAGTAAGTTT
It contains:
- the pth gene encoding aminoacyl-tRNA hydrolase produces the protein MFKLFKTLDASKTTNKLFFVGLGNPGSEYAKTRHNVGYMALDRLIEHWGAVEKGSKKGTYQSYETFVGGRKLYFIKPLTYMNLSGKAVQAVCSLYKCQPTDFIVIYDDIALPFAKLRIRKQGSAGGHNGIKSIIEAIGQNFSRIKIGIGDEREGKDLSGHVLSKFSKEEVLELEKVLDKFPEIAQSILDNEMDKTSSSFQ